In Chrysemys picta bellii isolate R12L10 chromosome 3, ASM1138683v2, whole genome shotgun sequence, a single genomic region encodes these proteins:
- the MFSD4B gene encoding sodium-dependent glucose transporter 1 isoform X3, with amino-acid sequence MAGAGRKKQVRFARPEAEDTRRGGEGPAAAAEQSLLPEPAPRPEVIVAGGGGGRSRGGEGAALLLRWCISGVLCSAFLGLGMSIAILGPTFQDLAANVNKNVSDIYYIFVGRSLGYLGGSVIGGIIFDCMNPHLLLGGNVLALNVWRAEVGPHMQALHFSFALGAFVAPILTKMALGSFISPKVQTEDENTNHSVLSDIPNTRSGSAMKLHSNVSFMWSYIVIGTYILIVSMLFVVLYSRTGSARDKAKASLQKCQIAKYHYALLILLFLFFFCYVGAEVTYGSYIFNYAEVYADMKESEAAGLNSLFWGAFAACRGLAICFATCFYPGTMILLSVIGSTVSSLFLALLSKHPISLWVGTAVYGASMATIFPSGISWIEQYTTIQGKSASLFVVGAALGEMCFPAVVGFLEGKLHNVPVMMYAALGTSVMTAVLFPVMYKLATSPSESKLKDGGGSEDQKALLSNFELNEDEEDEEDAGEWNEADFEVIEMNDTVRNSVVETSQKIPGESPAKVSMQPHSNIFSSSPVIALSSPGRKQFNTDREKND; translated from the exons ATGGCCGGCGCCGGCAGGAAGAAGCAGGTTCGCTTCGCCCGGCCGGAGGCGGAGGACACGCGGCGGGGCGGCGAGGGgccggcggcggcggcggagcAGAGTCTCCTCCCGGAGCCCGCGCCGCGGCCTGAGGTGATCGTagccggcggcggcggcggcaggagccggggcggggagggagcggcGCTGCTGCTGCGATGGTGCATCTCCGGGGTGCTGTGCTCCGCCTTCCTGGGCCTG GGTATGAGCATTGCTATCCTGGGACCTACATTTCAAGATTTGGCTGCAAATGTGAATAAAAATGTCAGTGATATTTACTACATTTTTGTGGGTCGTTCTCTGGGGTACCTTGGTGGTTCAGTGATTGGAGGGATTATCTTTGACTGCATGAACCCTCATCTCCTCTTGG GTGGAAATGTCCTTGCATTGAATGTATGGAGAGCAGAGGTTGGACCACATATGCAGGCCTTACACTTCAGTTTTGCACTGGGTGCCTTTGTGGCCCCAATCCTGACAAAAATGGCATTGGGCAGCTTCATATCTCCTAAAGTCCAAACAGAAGATGAAAATACAAACCATTCTGTTCTGAGTGATATACCTAACACACGGTCTGGATCAGCAATGAAACTGCATTCTAATGTGAGCTTTATGTGGTCCTACATTGTCATAGGGACCTATATTTTGATAGTTTCTATGTTGTTTGTTGTTCTGTATTCAAGGACCGGCTCAGCACGAGATAAAGCAAAAGCTTCTCTGCAGAAATGCCAAATTGCCAAATACCACTATGCCCTTCTCattctccttttccttttcttcttttgctATGTAGGAGCAGAGGTCACCTATGGCTCTTACATTTTCAATTATGCAGAGGTTTATGCAGACATGAAAGAAAGTGAAGCAGCTGGTTTGAACTCCCTTTTTTGGGGAGCATTTGCAGCTTGCAGAGGACTGGCCATCTGTTTTGCTACCTGTTTCTACCCTGGTACTATGATTCTGCTGAGTGTCATAGGTTCCACTGTCTCTTCTCTGTTCCTGGCACTGTTGAGTAAGCATCCAATTTCGCTCTGGGTTGGGACAGCAGTGTATGGTGCTTCAATGGCTACCATCTTTCCCAGTGGCATTTCCTGGATTGAACAGTACACCACCATACAAGGAAAGTCTGCTTCTCTCTTTGTAGTTGGTGCTGCCTTGGGGGAGATGTGCTTTCCAGCAGTAGTTGGGTTTCTTGAAGGAAAACTTCACAATGTCCCTGTGATGATGTATGCTGCATTGGGAACATCTGTAATGACAGCAGTACTATTTCCTGTGATGTATAAATTAGCCACTTCTCCCAGTGAGAGTAAGTTAAAAGATGGTGGTGGGAGCGAAGACCAGAAAGCTTTGTTGTCCAACTTTGAACTTaatgaagatgaggaagatgaagAGGATGCAGGAGAATGGAATGAAGCAGACTTCGAAGTAATTGAAATGAATGATACAGTGAGAAACTCTGTGGTAGAGACATCTCAAAAgatcccaggggaatccccagctAAAGTGTCCATGCAGCCACATTCAAATATATTTAGTTCTTCTCCAGTGATTGCTCTTAGCTCCCCAGGGAGAAAGCAATTCAATACAGACAGAGAGAAGAATGATTAA
- the MFSD4B gene encoding sodium-dependent glucose transporter 1 isoform X4 — protein MVHLRGAVLRLPGPVLAFATSPGNEFHRIPGMSIAILGPTFQDLAANVNKNVSDIYYIFVGRSLGYLGGSVIGGIIFDCMNPHLLLGLTMLGTAVGLYAIPWCKKALLLTALMSVIGTSMGVLDTGGNVLALNVWRAEVGPHMQALHFSFALGAFVAPILTKMALGSFISPKVQTEDENTNHSVLSDIPNTRSGSAMKLHSNVSFMWSYIVIGTYILIVSMLFVVLYSRTGSARDKAKASLQKCQIAKYHYALLILLFLFFFCYVGAEVTYGSYIFNYAEVYADMKESEAAGLNSLFWGAFAACRGLAICFATCFYPGTMILLSVIGSTVSSLFLALLSKHPISLWVGTAVYGASMATIFPSGISWIEQYTTIQGKSASLFVVGAALGEMCFPAVVGFLEGKLHNVPVMMYAALGTSVMTAVLFPVMYKLATSPSESKLKDGGGSEDQKALLSNFELNEDEEDEEDAGEWNEADFEVIEMNDTVRNSVVETSQKIPGESPAKVSMQPHSNIFSSSPVIALSSPGRKQFNTDREKND, from the exons ATGGTGCATCTCCGGGGTGCTGTGCTCCGCCTTCCTGGGCCTG ttttggcctttgcaacatcccctggcaacgagttccacaggataCCG GGTATGAGCATTGCTATCCTGGGACCTACATTTCAAGATTTGGCTGCAAATGTGAATAAAAATGTCAGTGATATTTACTACATTTTTGTGGGTCGTTCTCTGGGGTACCTTGGTGGTTCAGTGATTGGAGGGATTATCTTTGACTGCATGAACCCTCATCTCCTCTTGG GGTTAACCATGTTGGGAACAGCAGTTGGTCTTTATGCCATACCATGGTGTAAGAAAGCGCTATTGTTAACTGCCCTGATGTCAGTCATTGGCACTTCCATGGGTGTTCTAGACACAG GTGGAAATGTCCTTGCATTGAATGTATGGAGAGCAGAGGTTGGACCACATATGCAGGCCTTACACTTCAGTTTTGCACTGGGTGCCTTTGTGGCCCCAATCCTGACAAAAATGGCATTGGGCAGCTTCATATCTCCTAAAGTCCAAACAGAAGATGAAAATACAAACCATTCTGTTCTGAGTGATATACCTAACACACGGTCTGGATCAGCAATGAAACTGCATTCTAATGTGAGCTTTATGTGGTCCTACATTGTCATAGGGACCTATATTTTGATAGTTTCTATGTTGTTTGTTGTTCTGTATTCAAGGACCGGCTCAGCACGAGATAAAGCAAAAGCTTCTCTGCAGAAATGCCAAATTGCCAAATACCACTATGCCCTTCTCattctccttttccttttcttcttttgctATGTAGGAGCAGAGGTCACCTATGGCTCTTACATTTTCAATTATGCAGAGGTTTATGCAGACATGAAAGAAAGTGAAGCAGCTGGTTTGAACTCCCTTTTTTGGGGAGCATTTGCAGCTTGCAGAGGACTGGCCATCTGTTTTGCTACCTGTTTCTACCCTGGTACTATGATTCTGCTGAGTGTCATAGGTTCCACTGTCTCTTCTCTGTTCCTGGCACTGTTGAGTAAGCATCCAATTTCGCTCTGGGTTGGGACAGCAGTGTATGGTGCTTCAATGGCTACCATCTTTCCCAGTGGCATTTCCTGGATTGAACAGTACACCACCATACAAGGAAAGTCTGCTTCTCTCTTTGTAGTTGGTGCTGCCTTGGGGGAGATGTGCTTTCCAGCAGTAGTTGGGTTTCTTGAAGGAAAACTTCACAATGTCCCTGTGATGATGTATGCTGCATTGGGAACATCTGTAATGACAGCAGTACTATTTCCTGTGATGTATAAATTAGCCACTTCTCCCAGTGAGAGTAAGTTAAAAGATGGTGGTGGGAGCGAAGACCAGAAAGCTTTGTTGTCCAACTTTGAACTTaatgaagatgaggaagatgaagAGGATGCAGGAGAATGGAATGAAGCAGACTTCGAAGTAATTGAAATGAATGATACAGTGAGAAACTCTGTGGTAGAGACATCTCAAAAgatcccaggggaatccccagctAAAGTGTCCATGCAGCCACATTCAAATATATTTAGTTCTTCTCCAGTGATTGCTCTTAGCTCCCCAGGGAGAAAGCAATTCAATACAGACAGAGAGAAGAATGATTAA
- the MFSD4B gene encoding sodium-dependent glucose transporter 1 isoform X1 — protein sequence MAGAGRKKQVRFARPEAEDTRRGGEGPAAAAEQSLLPEPAPRPEVIVAGGGGGRSRGGEGAALLLRWCISGVLCSAFLGLGMSIAILGPTFQDLAANVNKNVSDIYYIFVGRSLGYLGGSVIGGIIFDCMNPHLLLGLTMLGTAVGLYAIPWCKKALLLTALMSVIGTSMGVLDTGGNVLALNVWRAEVGPHMQALHFSFALGAFVAPILTKMALGSFISPKVQTEDENTNHSVLSDIPNTRSGSAMKLHSNVSFMWSYIVIGTYILIVSMLFVVLYSRTGSARDKAKASLQKCQIAKYHYALLILLFLFFFCYVGAEVTYGSYIFNYAEVYADMKESEAAGLNSLFWGAFAACRGLAICFATCFYPGTMILLSVIGSTVSSLFLALLSKHPISLWVGTAVYGASMATIFPSGISWIEQYTTIQGKSASLFVVGAALGEMCFPAVVGFLEGKLHNVPVMMYAALGTSVMTAVLFPVMYKLATSPSESKLKDGGGSEDQKALLSNFELNEDEEDEEDAGEWNEADFEVIEMNDTVRNSVVETSQKIPGESPAKVSMQPHSNIFSSSPVIALSSPGRKQFNTDREKND from the exons ATGGCCGGCGCCGGCAGGAAGAAGCAGGTTCGCTTCGCCCGGCCGGAGGCGGAGGACACGCGGCGGGGCGGCGAGGGgccggcggcggcggcggagcAGAGTCTCCTCCCGGAGCCCGCGCCGCGGCCTGAGGTGATCGTagccggcggcggcggcggcaggagccggggcggggagggagcggcGCTGCTGCTGCGATGGTGCATCTCCGGGGTGCTGTGCTCCGCCTTCCTGGGCCTG GGTATGAGCATTGCTATCCTGGGACCTACATTTCAAGATTTGGCTGCAAATGTGAATAAAAATGTCAGTGATATTTACTACATTTTTGTGGGTCGTTCTCTGGGGTACCTTGGTGGTTCAGTGATTGGAGGGATTATCTTTGACTGCATGAACCCTCATCTCCTCTTGG GGTTAACCATGTTGGGAACAGCAGTTGGTCTTTATGCCATACCATGGTGTAAGAAAGCGCTATTGTTAACTGCCCTGATGTCAGTCATTGGCACTTCCATGGGTGTTCTAGACACAG GTGGAAATGTCCTTGCATTGAATGTATGGAGAGCAGAGGTTGGACCACATATGCAGGCCTTACACTTCAGTTTTGCACTGGGTGCCTTTGTGGCCCCAATCCTGACAAAAATGGCATTGGGCAGCTTCATATCTCCTAAAGTCCAAACAGAAGATGAAAATACAAACCATTCTGTTCTGAGTGATATACCTAACACACGGTCTGGATCAGCAATGAAACTGCATTCTAATGTGAGCTTTATGTGGTCCTACATTGTCATAGGGACCTATATTTTGATAGTTTCTATGTTGTTTGTTGTTCTGTATTCAAGGACCGGCTCAGCACGAGATAAAGCAAAAGCTTCTCTGCAGAAATGCCAAATTGCCAAATACCACTATGCCCTTCTCattctccttttccttttcttcttttgctATGTAGGAGCAGAGGTCACCTATGGCTCTTACATTTTCAATTATGCAGAGGTTTATGCAGACATGAAAGAAAGTGAAGCAGCTGGTTTGAACTCCCTTTTTTGGGGAGCATTTGCAGCTTGCAGAGGACTGGCCATCTGTTTTGCTACCTGTTTCTACCCTGGTACTATGATTCTGCTGAGTGTCATAGGTTCCACTGTCTCTTCTCTGTTCCTGGCACTGTTGAGTAAGCATCCAATTTCGCTCTGGGTTGGGACAGCAGTGTATGGTGCTTCAATGGCTACCATCTTTCCCAGTGGCATTTCCTGGATTGAACAGTACACCACCATACAAGGAAAGTCTGCTTCTCTCTTTGTAGTTGGTGCTGCCTTGGGGGAGATGTGCTTTCCAGCAGTAGTTGGGTTTCTTGAAGGAAAACTTCACAATGTCCCTGTGATGATGTATGCTGCATTGGGAACATCTGTAATGACAGCAGTACTATTTCCTGTGATGTATAAATTAGCCACTTCTCCCAGTGAGAGTAAGTTAAAAGATGGTGGTGGGAGCGAAGACCAGAAAGCTTTGTTGTCCAACTTTGAACTTaatgaagatgaggaagatgaagAGGATGCAGGAGAATGGAATGAAGCAGACTTCGAAGTAATTGAAATGAATGATACAGTGAGAAACTCTGTGGTAGAGACATCTCAAAAgatcccaggggaatccccagctAAAGTGTCCATGCAGCCACATTCAAATATATTTAGTTCTTCTCCAGTGATTGCTCTTAGCTCCCCAGGGAGAAAGCAATTCAATACAGACAGAGAGAAGAATGATTAA
- the MFSD4B gene encoding sodium-dependent glucose transporter 1 isoform X2, producing MAGAGRKKQVRFARPEAEDTRRGGEGPAAAAEQSLLPEPAPRPEGMSIAILGPTFQDLAANVNKNVSDIYYIFVGRSLGYLGGSVIGGIIFDCMNPHLLLGLTMLGTAVGLYAIPWCKKALLLTALMSVIGTSMGVLDTGGNVLALNVWRAEVGPHMQALHFSFALGAFVAPILTKMALGSFISPKVQTEDENTNHSVLSDIPNTRSGSAMKLHSNVSFMWSYIVIGTYILIVSMLFVVLYSRTGSARDKAKASLQKCQIAKYHYALLILLFLFFFCYVGAEVTYGSYIFNYAEVYADMKESEAAGLNSLFWGAFAACRGLAICFATCFYPGTMILLSVIGSTVSSLFLALLSKHPISLWVGTAVYGASMATIFPSGISWIEQYTTIQGKSASLFVVGAALGEMCFPAVVGFLEGKLHNVPVMMYAALGTSVMTAVLFPVMYKLATSPSESKLKDGGGSEDQKALLSNFELNEDEEDEEDAGEWNEADFEVIEMNDTVRNSVVETSQKIPGESPAKVSMQPHSNIFSSSPVIALSSPGRKQFNTDREKND from the exons ATGGCCGGCGCCGGCAGGAAGAAGCAGGTTCGCTTCGCCCGGCCGGAGGCGGAGGACACGCGGCGGGGCGGCGAGGGgccggcggcggcggcggagcAGAGTCTCCTCCCGGAGCCCGCGCCGCGGCCTGAG GGTATGAGCATTGCTATCCTGGGACCTACATTTCAAGATTTGGCTGCAAATGTGAATAAAAATGTCAGTGATATTTACTACATTTTTGTGGGTCGTTCTCTGGGGTACCTTGGTGGTTCAGTGATTGGAGGGATTATCTTTGACTGCATGAACCCTCATCTCCTCTTGG GGTTAACCATGTTGGGAACAGCAGTTGGTCTTTATGCCATACCATGGTGTAAGAAAGCGCTATTGTTAACTGCCCTGATGTCAGTCATTGGCACTTCCATGGGTGTTCTAGACACAG GTGGAAATGTCCTTGCATTGAATGTATGGAGAGCAGAGGTTGGACCACATATGCAGGCCTTACACTTCAGTTTTGCACTGGGTGCCTTTGTGGCCCCAATCCTGACAAAAATGGCATTGGGCAGCTTCATATCTCCTAAAGTCCAAACAGAAGATGAAAATACAAACCATTCTGTTCTGAGTGATATACCTAACACACGGTCTGGATCAGCAATGAAACTGCATTCTAATGTGAGCTTTATGTGGTCCTACATTGTCATAGGGACCTATATTTTGATAGTTTCTATGTTGTTTGTTGTTCTGTATTCAAGGACCGGCTCAGCACGAGATAAAGCAAAAGCTTCTCTGCAGAAATGCCAAATTGCCAAATACCACTATGCCCTTCTCattctccttttccttttcttcttttgctATGTAGGAGCAGAGGTCACCTATGGCTCTTACATTTTCAATTATGCAGAGGTTTATGCAGACATGAAAGAAAGTGAAGCAGCTGGTTTGAACTCCCTTTTTTGGGGAGCATTTGCAGCTTGCAGAGGACTGGCCATCTGTTTTGCTACCTGTTTCTACCCTGGTACTATGATTCTGCTGAGTGTCATAGGTTCCACTGTCTCTTCTCTGTTCCTGGCACTGTTGAGTAAGCATCCAATTTCGCTCTGGGTTGGGACAGCAGTGTATGGTGCTTCAATGGCTACCATCTTTCCCAGTGGCATTTCCTGGATTGAACAGTACACCACCATACAAGGAAAGTCTGCTTCTCTCTTTGTAGTTGGTGCTGCCTTGGGGGAGATGTGCTTTCCAGCAGTAGTTGGGTTTCTTGAAGGAAAACTTCACAATGTCCCTGTGATGATGTATGCTGCATTGGGAACATCTGTAATGACAGCAGTACTATTTCCTGTGATGTATAAATTAGCCACTTCTCCCAGTGAGAGTAAGTTAAAAGATGGTGGTGGGAGCGAAGACCAGAAAGCTTTGTTGTCCAACTTTGAACTTaatgaagatgaggaagatgaagAGGATGCAGGAGAATGGAATGAAGCAGACTTCGAAGTAATTGAAATGAATGATACAGTGAGAAACTCTGTGGTAGAGACATCTCAAAAgatcccaggggaatccccagctAAAGTGTCCATGCAGCCACATTCAAATATATTTAGTTCTTCTCCAGTGATTGCTCTTAGCTCCCCAGGGAGAAAGCAATTCAATACAGACAGAGAGAAGAATGATTAA
- the MFSD4B gene encoding sodium-dependent glucose transporter 1 isoform X5 — protein MVPLAPYLVSDGAAASCFSEDPNRGMSIAILGPTFQDLAANVNKNVSDIYYIFVGRSLGYLGGSVIGGIIFDCMNPHLLLGLTMLGTAVGLYAIPWCKKALLLTALMSVIGTSMGVLDTGGNVLALNVWRAEVGPHMQALHFSFALGAFVAPILTKMALGSFISPKVQTEDENTNHSVLSDIPNTRSGSAMKLHSNVSFMWSYIVIGTYILIVSMLFVVLYSRTGSARDKAKASLQKCQIAKYHYALLILLFLFFFCYVGAEVTYGSYIFNYAEVYADMKESEAAGLNSLFWGAFAACRGLAICFATCFYPGTMILLSVIGSTVSSLFLALLSKHPISLWVGTAVYGASMATIFPSGISWIEQYTTIQGKSASLFVVGAALGEMCFPAVVGFLEGKLHNVPVMMYAALGTSVMTAVLFPVMYKLATSPSESKLKDGGGSEDQKALLSNFELNEDEEDEEDAGEWNEADFEVIEMNDTVRNSVVETSQKIPGESPAKVSMQPHSNIFSSSPVIALSSPGRKQFNTDREKND, from the exons atggtccctctagccccATATCTGGTCTCTGACGGGGCCGCGGCCAGCTGCTTCAGCGAGGACCCGAACAGG GGTATGAGCATTGCTATCCTGGGACCTACATTTCAAGATTTGGCTGCAAATGTGAATAAAAATGTCAGTGATATTTACTACATTTTTGTGGGTCGTTCTCTGGGGTACCTTGGTGGTTCAGTGATTGGAGGGATTATCTTTGACTGCATGAACCCTCATCTCCTCTTGG GGTTAACCATGTTGGGAACAGCAGTTGGTCTTTATGCCATACCATGGTGTAAGAAAGCGCTATTGTTAACTGCCCTGATGTCAGTCATTGGCACTTCCATGGGTGTTCTAGACACAG GTGGAAATGTCCTTGCATTGAATGTATGGAGAGCAGAGGTTGGACCACATATGCAGGCCTTACACTTCAGTTTTGCACTGGGTGCCTTTGTGGCCCCAATCCTGACAAAAATGGCATTGGGCAGCTTCATATCTCCTAAAGTCCAAACAGAAGATGAAAATACAAACCATTCTGTTCTGAGTGATATACCTAACACACGGTCTGGATCAGCAATGAAACTGCATTCTAATGTGAGCTTTATGTGGTCCTACATTGTCATAGGGACCTATATTTTGATAGTTTCTATGTTGTTTGTTGTTCTGTATTCAAGGACCGGCTCAGCACGAGATAAAGCAAAAGCTTCTCTGCAGAAATGCCAAATTGCCAAATACCACTATGCCCTTCTCattctccttttccttttcttcttttgctATGTAGGAGCAGAGGTCACCTATGGCTCTTACATTTTCAATTATGCAGAGGTTTATGCAGACATGAAAGAAAGTGAAGCAGCTGGTTTGAACTCCCTTTTTTGGGGAGCATTTGCAGCTTGCAGAGGACTGGCCATCTGTTTTGCTACCTGTTTCTACCCTGGTACTATGATTCTGCTGAGTGTCATAGGTTCCACTGTCTCTTCTCTGTTCCTGGCACTGTTGAGTAAGCATCCAATTTCGCTCTGGGTTGGGACAGCAGTGTATGGTGCTTCAATGGCTACCATCTTTCCCAGTGGCATTTCCTGGATTGAACAGTACACCACCATACAAGGAAAGTCTGCTTCTCTCTTTGTAGTTGGTGCTGCCTTGGGGGAGATGTGCTTTCCAGCAGTAGTTGGGTTTCTTGAAGGAAAACTTCACAATGTCCCTGTGATGATGTATGCTGCATTGGGAACATCTGTAATGACAGCAGTACTATTTCCTGTGATGTATAAATTAGCCACTTCTCCCAGTGAGAGTAAGTTAAAAGATGGTGGTGGGAGCGAAGACCAGAAAGCTTTGTTGTCCAACTTTGAACTTaatgaagatgaggaagatgaagAGGATGCAGGAGAATGGAATGAAGCAGACTTCGAAGTAATTGAAATGAATGATACAGTGAGAAACTCTGTGGTAGAGACATCTCAAAAgatcccaggggaatccccagctAAAGTGTCCATGCAGCCACATTCAAATATATTTAGTTCTTCTCCAGTGATTGCTCTTAGCTCCCCAGGGAGAAAGCAATTCAATACAGACAGAGAGAAGAATGATTAA
- the MFSD4B gene encoding sodium-dependent glucose transporter 1 isoform X6, with protein MNGMSIAILGPTFQDLAANVNKNVSDIYYIFVGRSLGYLGGSVIGGIIFDCMNPHLLLGLTMLGTAVGLYAIPWCKKALLLTALMSVIGTSMGVLDTGGNVLALNVWRAEVGPHMQALHFSFALGAFVAPILTKMALGSFISPKVQTEDENTNHSVLSDIPNTRSGSAMKLHSNVSFMWSYIVIGTYILIVSMLFVVLYSRTGSARDKAKASLQKCQIAKYHYALLILLFLFFFCYVGAEVTYGSYIFNYAEVYADMKESEAAGLNSLFWGAFAACRGLAICFATCFYPGTMILLSVIGSTVSSLFLALLSKHPISLWVGTAVYGASMATIFPSGISWIEQYTTIQGKSASLFVVGAALGEMCFPAVVGFLEGKLHNVPVMMYAALGTSVMTAVLFPVMYKLATSPSESKLKDGGGSEDQKALLSNFELNEDEEDEEDAGEWNEADFEVIEMNDTVRNSVVETSQKIPGESPAKVSMQPHSNIFSSSPVIALSSPGRKQFNTDREKND; from the exons atgaat GGTATGAGCATTGCTATCCTGGGACCTACATTTCAAGATTTGGCTGCAAATGTGAATAAAAATGTCAGTGATATTTACTACATTTTTGTGGGTCGTTCTCTGGGGTACCTTGGTGGTTCAGTGATTGGAGGGATTATCTTTGACTGCATGAACCCTCATCTCCTCTTGG GGTTAACCATGTTGGGAACAGCAGTTGGTCTTTATGCCATACCATGGTGTAAGAAAGCGCTATTGTTAACTGCCCTGATGTCAGTCATTGGCACTTCCATGGGTGTTCTAGACACAG GTGGAAATGTCCTTGCATTGAATGTATGGAGAGCAGAGGTTGGACCACATATGCAGGCCTTACACTTCAGTTTTGCACTGGGTGCCTTTGTGGCCCCAATCCTGACAAAAATGGCATTGGGCAGCTTCATATCTCCTAAAGTCCAAACAGAAGATGAAAATACAAACCATTCTGTTCTGAGTGATATACCTAACACACGGTCTGGATCAGCAATGAAACTGCATTCTAATGTGAGCTTTATGTGGTCCTACATTGTCATAGGGACCTATATTTTGATAGTTTCTATGTTGTTTGTTGTTCTGTATTCAAGGACCGGCTCAGCACGAGATAAAGCAAAAGCTTCTCTGCAGAAATGCCAAATTGCCAAATACCACTATGCCCTTCTCattctccttttccttttcttcttttgctATGTAGGAGCAGAGGTCACCTATGGCTCTTACATTTTCAATTATGCAGAGGTTTATGCAGACATGAAAGAAAGTGAAGCAGCTGGTTTGAACTCCCTTTTTTGGGGAGCATTTGCAGCTTGCAGAGGACTGGCCATCTGTTTTGCTACCTGTTTCTACCCTGGTACTATGATTCTGCTGAGTGTCATAGGTTCCACTGTCTCTTCTCTGTTCCTGGCACTGTTGAGTAAGCATCCAATTTCGCTCTGGGTTGGGACAGCAGTGTATGGTGCTTCAATGGCTACCATCTTTCCCAGTGGCATTTCCTGGATTGAACAGTACACCACCATACAAGGAAAGTCTGCTTCTCTCTTTGTAGTTGGTGCTGCCTTGGGGGAGATGTGCTTTCCAGCAGTAGTTGGGTTTCTTGAAGGAAAACTTCACAATGTCCCTGTGATGATGTATGCTGCATTGGGAACATCTGTAATGACAGCAGTACTATTTCCTGTGATGTATAAATTAGCCACTTCTCCCAGTGAGAGTAAGTTAAAAGATGGTGGTGGGAGCGAAGACCAGAAAGCTTTGTTGTCCAACTTTGAACTTaatgaagatgaggaagatgaagAGGATGCAGGAGAATGGAATGAAGCAGACTTCGAAGTAATTGAAATGAATGATACAGTGAGAAACTCTGTGGTAGAGACATCTCAAAAgatcccaggggaatccccagctAAAGTGTCCATGCAGCCACATTCAAATATATTTAGTTCTTCTCCAGTGATTGCTCTTAGCTCCCCAGGGAGAAAGCAATTCAATACAGACAGAGAGAAGAATGATTAA